The Mesorhizobium koreense genome includes a window with the following:
- a CDS encoding CaiB/BaiF CoA transferase family protein codes for MTNTAPLRGLTVLELGHSVAAPYAGLILAELGARVIKVENPATGDYARGWGPPFYKGDATAFHALNRGKESLTLDFADAADASLLKRLVGESDAVIQNLRPGLLAKFGINVDEVLRDNPTLIWCDIGAFGKSGPLSRKPGYDPLAQATSGIMSVTGEADRPPVRVGVSLVDMGSGMWTVIGLLAALFQRQKNGKGAHVETSLFETGLAWMTIPLAAHAISGEVRKPHGSALAEIVPYQAFKASDGWVMIAAGNDKLFGKLCQALPGLKAVGEDQRFALNRDRVILRGELIPLIEAAVAQLTVAEVSTALDAFQVPNCPLLSIDQVWTHPQTTAIGILTTGGGEKWVGLPFTLDDVRPTSGGAAPTLGADNDAFRQEYQ; via the coding sequence TTGACGAATACCGCTCCGCTTCGCGGCCTTACGGTCCTAGAGCTCGGTCACAGCGTGGCCGCGCCCTACGCAGGACTGATCCTAGCCGAACTCGGCGCGCGGGTGATCAAGGTCGAGAATCCGGCCACGGGAGACTATGCGCGAGGCTGGGGGCCGCCGTTCTACAAGGGGGACGCGACCGCCTTCCATGCTCTCAATCGAGGCAAGGAGAGCCTGACGCTCGATTTTGCCGATGCGGCCGACGCATCCTTGCTGAAGCGCCTTGTCGGGGAGTCGGATGCGGTTATCCAGAATTTGCGGCCTGGGCTTCTCGCGAAATTCGGCATTAACGTCGACGAGGTGCTGCGCGACAATCCAACGCTGATCTGGTGCGATATAGGCGCCTTCGGCAAGAGCGGTCCGCTGTCTCGCAAGCCCGGTTACGACCCGTTGGCGCAGGCCACCTCCGGTATCATGTCGGTCACCGGAGAAGCCGACCGGCCACCCGTTCGCGTCGGCGTATCCCTCGTCGATATGGGCTCGGGCATGTGGACGGTCATCGGTCTTCTGGCAGCGCTGTTCCAGCGTCAGAAGAACGGCAAGGGAGCGCATGTGGAGACTTCGCTGTTCGAGACGGGCCTTGCCTGGATGACCATTCCGCTCGCCGCGCATGCAATTTCCGGCGAGGTGCGCAAGCCTCACGGCTCGGCGCTTGCGGAGATCGTGCCCTATCAGGCCTTCAAGGCGAGCGACGGCTGGGTGATGATCGCGGCCGGCAACGACAAGCTTTTCGGCAAGCTTTGCCAGGCGCTTCCCGGGCTGAAGGCAGTGGGCGAGGATCAGCGTTTCGCCCTGAACCGCGATCGGGTCATCCTGCGCGGCGAGTTGATCCCGCTGATCGAAGCTGCGGTCGCGCAGTTGACCGTGGCCGAAGTCAGCACCGCGCTCGATGCCTTCCAGGTGCCGAACTGCCCACTTCTCAGCATCGATCAGGTCTGGACCCATCCGCAAACCACCGCGATCGGCATCCTGACCACGGGAGGCGGCGAGAAATGGGTCGGCCTTCCCTTCACGCTCGACGATGTTCGGCCGACTTCGGGCGGCGCCGCCCCGACGCTCGGAGCGGATAACGATGCTTTCAGGCAGGAATATCAATGA
- a CDS encoding enoyl-CoA hydratase/isomerase family protein, giving the protein MTAKYETLALERTDDQVLLVRLNRPQAANAMNTRMGEELMDLFEGFQLDSGGLRAIVMTGTGEKAFCAGGDLKERNGMTDEQWLRQHAMFERMLRSLLACPLPVIGAINGAAYGGGCEIAAALDFAYASENARFALTEVTLGIMPGAGGTQSLPRAVGERRAKEIILTGLPFTAREACDWGLINRVLPQGELLEATLATARRIAGNAPISVRQAKQSIHKGLQMSLADGLAFEIECYNRMVSTEDRHEGVRAFNEKRKPNFRGA; this is encoded by the coding sequence ATGACCGCGAAATATGAAACGCTCGCGCTCGAGCGCACGGACGATCAGGTGCTGCTTGTCCGGCTGAACCGACCGCAGGCCGCCAACGCCATGAATACCCGCATGGGCGAAGAACTGATGGACCTCTTCGAGGGTTTCCAACTCGACAGCGGCGGCCTTCGGGCGATCGTGATGACGGGTACCGGCGAAAAGGCTTTCTGTGCCGGCGGCGATCTGAAGGAACGCAACGGCATGACCGATGAACAATGGCTGCGCCAGCATGCCATGTTCGAGCGGATGCTGCGCTCGCTCTTGGCCTGCCCGCTGCCCGTGATCGGGGCGATCAACGGAGCCGCCTATGGAGGCGGGTGCGAGATCGCCGCGGCGCTGGACTTCGCCTATGCTTCCGAGAACGCTCGTTTTGCGCTGACCGAGGTGACGCTCGGCATCATGCCGGGGGCAGGGGGGACGCAGAGCCTGCCCCGTGCGGTCGGTGAACGGCGCGCCAAGGAAATCATCCTCACCGGGCTGCCCTTCACCGCGAGGGAGGCATGCGACTGGGGGTTGATCAACCGCGTGTTGCCGCAGGGCGAATTGCTCGAGGCGACGCTTGCTACCGCCCGTCGCATCGCCGGCAACGCGCCGATCTCGGTCAGGCAGGCGAAGCAATCCATTCACAAAGGCTTGCAGATGTCCCTCGCGGACGGACTGGCCTTCGAGATAGAGTGCTACAACCGCATGGTCTCGACCGAAGACCGCCATGAAGGCGTGCGCGCCTTCAACGAGAAGCGCAAGCCGAATTTCCGGGGAGCCTGA
- a CDS encoding hydroxymethylglutaryl-CoA lyase, producing MAERATLREVGPRDGIQMAKRFLETERKLEWALRLKAAGVKEIELTSFVPPKVVPQFADADQLAQGLPRLEGVVASALIPNLKGAERALAAGFTHVNYVLSISEAHSQSNVRRSTDEAIAEFERIAALKDTEQGRGMVLGVGLATAFGCTLQGYVAPERVWQVARHVAAGGADELIVADTVGYANPAQVKMLLPPIIEIAAGRRVICHFHDTRGLGLANVAAALETGIRVFDSSLAGLGGCPFAPGATGNINTEDTAYMLESMGFSTGIDIEALLNLRRDVENWLGDERYSGAIARAGLPKTFEAAE from the coding sequence ATGGCCGAGCGAGCGACCCTGCGCGAGGTCGGGCCCCGCGACGGTATCCAGATGGCGAAGCGCTTTTTGGAAACCGAACGAAAGCTGGAATGGGCGCTACGGCTCAAGGCCGCCGGCGTCAAGGAAATCGAACTGACCTCGTTCGTGCCGCCGAAGGTGGTGCCGCAATTTGCCGATGCCGACCAACTCGCTCAGGGCCTTCCCCGGCTCGAGGGCGTGGTCGCGTCGGCTCTCATCCCCAACCTCAAGGGGGCGGAGCGGGCGCTCGCCGCCGGCTTCACCCATGTCAACTACGTGCTCTCGATCTCCGAGGCGCACAGCCAGTCCAATGTCCGGCGCTCGACCGACGAGGCGATCGCCGAGTTCGAACGGATCGCGGCGCTGAAGGACACGGAACAGGGCCGGGGAATGGTGTTGGGAGTCGGCCTGGCCACCGCCTTTGGCTGCACGCTTCAAGGCTATGTCGCGCCCGAACGTGTCTGGCAGGTAGCGCGGCATGTCGCGGCGGGCGGCGCCGACGAACTGATCGTCGCCGACACCGTCGGCTATGCCAACCCGGCCCAGGTGAAGATGCTTTTGCCGCCGATCATCGAGATCGCGGCCGGTCGCCGGGTCATTTGCCATTTCCATGACACGCGCGGTCTCGGCCTCGCCAATGTCGCGGCGGCGCTCGAGACGGGCATCCGGGTTTTCGACAGCTCGCTTGCCGGTCTTGGCGGCTGCCCGTTCGCGCCGGGAGCCACCGGTAACATCAATACCGAAGACACCGCCTATATGCTGGAGAGCATGGGCTTTTCCACCGGCATCGACATCGAAGCCCTTCTCAATCTTCGGCGCGATGTCGAGAACTGGCTCGGTGACGAGCGCTACAGCGGCGCCATCGCGCGCGCCGGACTTCCCAAGACCTTTGAAGCGGCAGAGTGA
- a CDS encoding acyl-CoA dehydrogenase family protein, whose translation MSQDQVNLELGEDYPELRESIRRICEKYPLEYWLKLEEESGYPSEFVAELTEGGFLAVLIPEEYGGAGLPLRAAAVILEEINGCGCQASPAHAQMYIMGTLLRHGSEEQKKEFLPQIADGSLRLQAFGVTEPTTGSDTTQLKTRAVKDGNYHYVINGQKVFTSRALFSDLMLLLARTTPLDQVSKKTEGISVFLIDLREARGNGMDIRPIRALMNHNTTEVFIENLRVPATALVGKEGEGFRYILDGMNAERILVASECVGDGRYMIRRAVEYANERVVFKRPIGANQGVQFPIARAYAELEAADLMCRKAAALFDAYRPCGGEANMAKLLASEATWKAADTALQTFGGFGYASEYGIERKWRESRIYQTAPISTNLILAYVAQHILGLPRSY comes from the coding sequence ATGAGTCAGGATCAGGTTAACCTCGAACTGGGTGAAGACTATCCGGAACTGCGCGAATCCATCCGCAGGATCTGCGAGAAATATCCGCTGGAATACTGGCTGAAGCTCGAAGAGGAATCCGGCTACCCGTCCGAATTCGTAGCGGAACTGACCGAAGGCGGCTTCCTCGCGGTTCTCATACCGGAGGAATATGGCGGCGCCGGCCTGCCCCTGCGCGCCGCCGCCGTCATTCTCGAGGAGATAAACGGCTGTGGCTGCCAAGCCAGCCCGGCGCATGCGCAGATGTACATCATGGGTACCCTGCTGCGTCACGGCAGCGAAGAGCAGAAGAAGGAATTTCTGCCGCAGATCGCCGACGGTTCCCTGCGTCTCCAGGCTTTCGGCGTCACCGAGCCCACAACCGGCTCGGATACGACCCAGCTCAAGACCCGCGCCGTCAAGGATGGCAATTACCATTATGTGATCAACGGCCAGAAGGTGTTCACCTCGCGTGCGCTCTTTTCCGACCTGATGCTGCTTCTGGCACGCACGACGCCGCTCGATCAGGTATCGAAGAAGACCGAGGGCATCTCGGTTTTCCTGATCGATCTGCGCGAAGCGCGCGGCAACGGGATGGATATCCGCCCCATCAGGGCGCTGATGAACCACAACACGACCGAGGTCTTCATCGAGAACCTGCGGGTCCCGGCCACGGCGCTGGTGGGCAAGGAAGGCGAGGGCTTCCGCTACATTCTGGACGGCATGAACGCCGAGCGCATTCTTGTGGCGTCGGAGTGCGTCGGCGATGGACGCTACATGATCCGGCGCGCGGTCGAATACGCAAACGAGCGTGTCGTGTTCAAACGTCCGATCGGCGCGAACCAGGGCGTTCAGTTCCCGATCGCCCGCGCTTATGCCGAGTTGGAAGCGGCCGACCTGATGTGCCGCAAGGCCGCGGCATTGTTCGACGCCTACCGGCCCTGCGGCGGCGAGGCGAACATGGCCAAGCTCCTGGCATCGGAGGCGACCTGGAAGGCGGCCGACACCGCGTTGCAGACCTTCGGCGGCTTCGGTTACGCCAGCGAATACGGCATCGAGCGCAAATGGCGCGAGAGCCGGATTTACCAGACGGCGCCGATCTCGACCAATCTGATCCTTGCCTATGTGGCCCAGCACATTCTGGGACTGCCACGTTCGTATTGA